The following are from one region of the Ochotona princeps isolate mOchPri1 chromosome 4, mOchPri1.hap1, whole genome shotgun sequence genome:
- the LOC101519766 gene encoding olfactory receptor 8J3-like, which yields MAPGNSTPVTEFILMGVSDRPELQIPLFFVFLVIYGLTALGNLGIITLTSVDSRLQTPMYFFLRHLAIINLGNSTVIAPKMLINFLVKKKTTLYYECATQLGGFLVFIVAEIFMLAVMAYDRYVAICNPLLYTVVVSQRVCLLLVSLTYAYGFFTAVMVSSCVFSVSYCSSNVINHFYCDNVPLLALSCSDTYMPETVVFISAATNLFFSMTIVLVSYSNIVLSILRIRSAAGRKKAFSTCGSHMMAVTVFYGTLLFMYLQPRTNHSLDTDKMASVFYTLVIPMLNPMIYSLRNKDVKDALKRCVANPC from the coding sequence ATGGCTCCTGGAAACTCCACCCCAGTGACTGAGTTCATTCTCATGGGGGTCTCAGATCGGCCAGAGCTGCAGATCCCCCTCTTCTTCGTGTTCCTCGTCATCTATGGGCTGACCGCACTGGGGAACCTGGGCATCATCACCCTCACCAGCGTGGACTCACGACTGCAAACCCCCATGTATTTTTTCCTGCGACATTTGGCCATCATCAATCTCGGCAACTCTACCGTCATTGCTCCTAAAATGCTGATTAACTTTTTGGTAAAGAAGAAAACTACCTTGTATTACGAATGTGCCACCCAGCTGGGCGGGTTCTTGGTTTTCATTGTCGCAGAGATTTTCATGTTGGctgtgatggcctatgaccgctacGTGGCCATCTGTAACCCCCTGCTCTACACAGTGGTGGTCTCTCAGAGGGTCTGCCTGCTGCTGGTTTCCCTTACATATGCCTATGGCTTTTTCACAGCTGTCATGGTTTCATCGTGCGTGTTCTCTGTGTCTTACTGCTCCTCCAATGTCATCAATCACTTTTATTGTGACAATGTGCCTCTCTTAGCGTTATCTTGTTCTGATACTTACATGCCAGAAACAGTAGTTTTTATATCTGCAGCcacaaatttgtttttttctatgaCTATAGTTCTAGTATCTTATTCCAATATTGTCTTGTCCATCCTAAGAATACGCTCAGCCGCAGGGAGGAAAAAAGCCTTTTCTACCTGTGGCTCCCATATGATGGCAGTCACGGTGTTCTATGGGACTCTGCTGTTCATGTATTTGCAGCCTAGAACAAACCATTCGCTAGACACTGATAAGATGGCCTCTGTGTTTTACACGCTGGTGATCCCCATGCTGAATCCTATGATCTACAGCTTGAGGAATAAGGACGTAAAGGATGCCTTAAAGAGATGTGTGGCAAATCCATGTTAA
- the LOC101532935 gene encoding olfactory receptor 8K1 has protein sequence MENHNLTARTHVTEFIITGISDYPALRAPLFGIFLIIYLATVMGNLGMIILTHLDTNLHTPMYFFLRHLSITDLGYSTVIGPKMMVNFVVDKNTISYNLCATQLAFFELFIITELFILSAMAYDRYVAICKPLLYMVIMTEKVRWMLVLTPYLYSTFVALFLTVKLFSLSFCGSNIIRHFYCDCLPLLSMLCSDTHELELIILIFSGCNLLSSLSIVLLSYMFILVAILRINSNEGKYQAFSTCSSHLTVVVVFYGTLLFIYLQPKSSHTFDIDKMASVFYTLVIPMLNPLIYSLRNKEVKNALRRTLMNRIKLLT, from the coding sequence ATGGAGAATCACAACCTTACGGCTAGGACCCACGTTACTGAGTTCATTATCACAGGGATCTCTGACTACCCTGCGCTGAGGGCACCACTCTTCGGAATATTCCTCATCATATACTTGGCCACAGTCATGGGCAATCTGGGCATGATTATCCTGACCCATTTGGACACCAACCTACACACCCCTATGTATTTTTTCCTTAGACATTTGTCAATTACTGACCTTGGCTATTCTACTGTGATTGGTCCGAAAATGATGGTCAATTTTGTGGTGGACAAAAATACTATCTCCTACAATTTATGTGCTACCCAACTAgcattctttgagcttttcatCATTACTGAACTGTTTATTCTGTCAGCAATGGCCTATGATCGCTATGTAGCCATTTGCAAGCCACTTCTGTACATGGTCATCATGACGGAGAAAGTGCGGTGGATGCTGGTCCTCACTCCATATCTTTATAGCACATTTGTGGCATTATTTCTCACagtgaaattattttcattgtccTTCTGTGGCTCAAACATCATCAGACATTTTTACTGTGATTGTCTCCCTCTCCTGTCCATGCTCTGTTCTGACACACACGAATTAGAACTCATCATTTTGATCTTCTCAGGCTGTAACTTACTCTCCTCCCTCTCAATTGTGCTACTATCCTACATGTTCATTCTCGTGGCTATACTCAGAATAAACTCCAACGAGGGGAAGTACCAAGCCTTCTCCACCTGTAGTTCTCACCTAACAGTGGTGGTTGTGTTCTATGGGACATTATTGTTCATTTATCTACAACCCAAATCCAGCCACACTTTTGATATTGACAAAATGGCATCTGTATTTTACACCCTAGTGATCCCTATGCTGAACCCACTGATTTACAGCCTAAGgaacaaagaagtaaaaaatgcTCTTAGAAGAACTTTAATGAATCGGATTAAACTGCTCACATAG